A single window of Methanoregula sp. DNA harbors:
- a CDS encoding FMN-binding glutamate synthase family protein encodes MNLRQPNANEATGTVNRSRDVVPMSGICTRCMDGCKGSCEIWLSSFRGREVLYPGPFGEITAGADKNYPIDYSHLNIQGYAVGAKGLPKGTEIGPDTAVFSTVDTETEYGWSKKVKMRLPIFTGALGSTDIARINWEHFAIGAAISGITCVCGENVCGVDPLLERDNKGKVKKSPEMDRRIEVFKKFHEGYGEILVQMNVEDTRLGTAEYVASKHNLDTIELKWGQGAKCIGGEIKVKTLERAIELKKRGYIVLPDPTVKENQAAFKAGAIKEFERHSRLGFVTKEGFMEEIDRLRNIGFKRITLKTGAYSIVELAMAMRYCSEAKIDLLTIDGAPGGTGMSPWPMMNEWGIPTFYLQALAYDFAGKLSKKGMRIPDLAMAGGFSDEPGVFKALAMGTPYFKAVCMGRGLMIPGMVGKNIEKWVKEGDLPKTISKYGNNIEEIFVCYEELKEKYGSRMKEIPMGAVGIYTYAQKFKTGLQQIMAGSRNFRLSTISRDDLMALTEDAAAVSGIEYVMAARYDEAMGALLD; translated from the coding sequence ATGAACCTTCGACAGCCGAATGCTAACGAAGCGACGGGAACGGTAAACCGGTCAAGGGATGTTGTCCCGATGTCCGGTATCTGTACCCGTTGCATGGACGGATGCAAAGGCAGCTGCGAGATCTGGCTCTCATCGTTCAGGGGCAGGGAGGTACTTTATCCCGGCCCGTTCGGGGAGATCACCGCAGGTGCTGACAAGAATTACCCGATCGATTACTCGCACCTCAATATCCAGGGGTACGCAGTAGGGGCAAAAGGGCTCCCAAAAGGTACCGAAATCGGTCCCGATACAGCGGTCTTCTCAACCGTGGATACCGAGACTGAATACGGGTGGAGCAAGAAAGTAAAGATGCGCCTCCCAATCTTTACCGGTGCACTTGGTTCGACCGATATTGCCCGGATCAACTGGGAGCACTTTGCCATCGGTGCGGCAATCTCGGGCATCACCTGCGTGTGCGGAGAGAACGTCTGTGGCGTCGACCCGCTGCTTGAGCGAGACAACAAAGGAAAGGTGAAAAAATCACCGGAGATGGACCGGCGCATTGAGGTCTTTAAGAAATTCCATGAAGGCTATGGAGAAATTCTTGTCCAGATGAACGTGGAGGACACGCGGCTTGGGACCGCGGAGTATGTTGCGTCCAAACACAACCTGGACACTATTGAACTGAAATGGGGACAGGGCGCCAAGTGTATCGGAGGCGAAATCAAGGTCAAGACTCTGGAACGCGCCATTGAGCTCAAAAAGCGCGGTTATATCGTGCTCCCTGACCCGACCGTCAAGGAGAACCAGGCAGCGTTCAAGGCAGGGGCAATCAAGGAGTTTGAGCGGCACTCACGGCTTGGCTTTGTGACCAAGGAAGGCTTCATGGAAGAGATCGACCGGCTGCGCAATATCGGGTTCAAGCGGATTACGTTAAAAACCGGTGCGTACTCCATAGTCGAGCTCGCGATGGCGATGCGGTATTGTTCCGAAGCAAAAATCGATCTGCTTACCATCGATGGGGCGCCTGGCGGCACCGGCATGAGCCCGTGGCCGATGATGAACGAGTGGGGAATCCCGACTTTCTATTTGCAGGCGCTCGCATACGATTTTGCCGGGAAGCTCTCAAAGAAGGGCATGCGCATTCCTGACCTTGCGATGGCAGGTGGGTTCTCAGATGAGCCCGGCGTATTCAAGGCTCTTGCGATGGGTACTCCGTACTTCAAAGCAGTCTGCATGGGCAGAGGACTCATGATTCCCGGCATGGTCGGAAAGAATATCGAGAAATGGGTGAAGGAAGGTGACCTGCCCAAGACAATCTCCAAGTATGGCAACAATATTGAGGAGATCTTTGTCTGCTACGAGGAGCTCAAGGAGAAATACGGCTCGCGCATGAAAGAGATCCCGATGGGTGCAGTTGGTATCTATACCTACGCACAGAAGTTCAAGACCGGGCTCCAGCAGATAATGGCGGGCAGCAGGAACTTCCGGCTCTCGACAATAAGCCGCGATGACCTGATGGCCCTCACCGAGGATGCAGCAGCTGTCTCTGGCATCGAATATGTCATGGCTGCACGCTATGACGAAGCCATGGGTGCACTGCTTGATTAA
- a CDS encoding DUF362 domain-containing protein — MRSPVYFASLRARDENSNTISKVKRLFDCAGFDSLINQRDRTAIKLHFGESGNDSYINPVFVRQVVEKVKACGALPFLTDTNTLYLGSRSNAVDHIMTAVLHGFDFAVAGAPVIIADGLCGKNITYVPIKGKHFRRVAIAGDIVAADSMIVMTHFKGHIVSGFGGAIKNLAMGCAPPQGKRDQHKAHPFCVSERCVGCGKCKVACPKTAIRLSKKKAAIDRSSCIGCFECMTVCPEHAIDVDWETEIPQFIERLVEYASGAVKGKEHRTGYISFLTRITPDCDCVPWSDASIVPDIGILAARDPVAIDTAAFDLVNKQQGFSDSLLHAHHKKGQDKFRGIWEETDGYRQIRYAETMGMGSSRYELITL; from the coding sequence ATGAGAAGTCCGGTATATTTTGCCAGCCTTCGGGCACGGGACGAGAACTCAAACACCATATCCAAGGTAAAGAGACTGTTTGATTGTGCAGGTTTTGACTCGCTGATCAACCAGCGCGATCGCACCGCAATCAAACTTCACTTCGGGGAGTCGGGCAATGATTCTTACATCAACCCGGTCTTTGTCCGGCAGGTTGTAGAGAAGGTAAAAGCTTGCGGGGCGTTGCCGTTCCTTACTGATACCAACACGCTCTATCTCGGGAGCCGTTCGAATGCGGTGGACCATATTATGACTGCAGTTCTTCACGGGTTTGATTTTGCTGTTGCCGGAGCTCCGGTCATCATCGCAGACGGACTCTGCGGAAAAAATATCACGTATGTCCCCATCAAAGGAAAGCATTTCAGACGTGTCGCGATTGCCGGGGATATCGTGGCCGCGGACAGCATGATCGTGATGACGCATTTCAAGGGGCATATTGTCTCCGGCTTTGGGGGGGCGATCAAAAATCTCGCAATGGGGTGTGCCCCGCCTCAGGGAAAACGTGACCAGCACAAGGCACACCCGTTTTGTGTCAGCGAACGGTGTGTCGGGTGCGGGAAGTGCAAGGTGGCCTGCCCGAAAACTGCAATCCGTCTCTCAAAAAAGAAGGCGGCAATCGACCGGTCATCGTGCATCGGGTGCTTTGAGTGCATGACGGTCTGCCCCGAACATGCCATCGATGTCGATTGGGAAACCGAGATCCCGCAATTTATCGAACGGCTTGTGGAATATGCGTCGGGTGCAGTGAAAGGAAAAGAACACAGGACCGGGTATATCAGTTTCTTAACCCGCATCACCCCGGACTGTGACTGCGTCCCGTGGAGCGATGCCTCAATCGTCCCGGATATTGGTATCCTTGCTGCCCGGGACCCGGTAGCAATCGACACGGCGGCATTTGACCTTGTCAATAAACAGCAGGGCTTTTCTGATTCGCTCCTGCATGCTCACCATAAAAAAGGGCAGGATAAATTCCGGGGGATTTGGGAAGAGACTGACGGGTACCGCCAGATCCGGTACGCTGAAACGATGGGGATGGGCAGCAGCCGGTATGAGTTGATCACGTTGTGA
- a CDS encoding response regulator: MLSVLIVDDEPALLEAMREYFSRVGGVSVRTARTAHEGLSSLSSNKFDAIILDYHMPEIDGIAFLKILRSRGDMTPVIIFTGVGGEHAAIEALNNGADFFIKKGENPALEMRTILDRIYQVVDGRLAWRSTGTSQMILTYTLNFSSDPSFAIDRDGKVIAWNEAMAQITGVPATSMIKKGSFAYAEPFFGKKQRMLIDLVFEKDEVIQKNKYFIVSREKEGPVIGVTKGVKADGKPWTLWMKAMPFYDSRGNFIASVSSVKDITATVKDVPLPDEIPDATEGSPEVPAQTIPEQTGGGLLDRILGRAGSYYKEGVLLYGREGKYREAIAAFDKALEIDNKLAYVWNDRGICYRELGEYEEALKSFLRAVELDHDNVEVLYDLGETFEKIGLMHHDAKYLDAALQTFHMVVEKSANNASAWNHIGVCLKEMGKAGESKIYFDRARDVRLWKKDTPVTRKRDEYLK, encoded by the coding sequence ATGCTCTCCGTTCTTATTGTTGATGATGAACCCGCGCTACTTGAAGCCATGCGGGAATATTTCTCACGGGTAGGTGGTGTTTCTGTCCGCACCGCACGCACTGCACATGAGGGGCTCAGTTCCCTGTCTTCAAACAAGTTTGATGCAATTATCCTTGATTATCATATGCCGGAGATAGACGGGATCGCGTTTCTCAAGATCCTCCGTTCACGCGGAGATATGACCCCGGTCATCATCTTCACCGGCGTTGGAGGTGAGCATGCCGCAATCGAAGCCCTCAATAACGGGGCGGACTTCTTTATTAAAAAAGGAGAGAACCCGGCGCTGGAGATGCGCACGATACTGGACAGGATTTATCAGGTTGTTGACGGCCGCCTTGCCTGGCGTTCCACCGGAACCTCCCAGATGATCCTTACCTATACACTCAATTTCTCATCAGACCCGAGTTTTGCGATCGACCGCGATGGCAAGGTTATTGCATGGAACGAGGCAATGGCACAGATCACCGGAGTTCCTGCTACATCGATGATAAAAAAGGGAAGTTTTGCGTACGCCGAACCGTTCTTTGGCAAAAAGCAGAGGATGCTGATTGATCTCGTCTTTGAAAAAGATGAGGTAATCCAGAAAAACAAATATTTCATTGTCAGCAGGGAGAAAGAAGGTCCCGTCATTGGAGTTACGAAAGGTGTGAAAGCAGATGGCAAACCGTGGACTCTCTGGATGAAGGCGATGCCATTTTATGACAGCAGGGGCAATTTTATCGCTTCAGTCTCATCAGTAAAGGATATCACGGCAACCGTTAAGGATGTCCCGCTTCCTGATGAAATTCCCGACGCTACAGAAGGGTCACCCGAAGTTCCCGCACAGACTATTCCCGAACAAACCGGCGGGGGGCTGCTTGACCGGATCCTGGGCAGGGCAGGATCATATTACAAGGAAGGGGTCCTGTTATACGGACGGGAGGGAAAATACCGCGAAGCAATAGCAGCGTTTGACAAGGCACTGGAGATCGACAACAAACTTGCCTATGTGTGGAACGACCGCGGTATCTGCTACCGTGAGCTGGGTGAATATGAAGAAGCGCTCAAGTCATTCCTCCGTGCCGTTGAGCTCGACCATGATAACGTCGAGGTGCTCTATGACCTCGGGGAGACGTTCGAAAAGATCGGCCTGATGCACCATGATGCCAAGTATCTCGATGCCGCGCTCCAGACATTCCATATGGTCGTTGAAAAATCTGCAAACAACGCGAGCGCATGGAACCATATCGGGGTGTGCTTAAAGGAGATGGGGAAAGCCGGAGAGTCAAAAATCTATTTTGACCGTGCGCGGGATGTCAGGCTCTGGAAAAAGGACACACCGGTTACACGCAAACGTGATGAATATCTCAAATAG
- a CDS encoding tetratricopeptide repeat protein, with protein MLTVLVIDDEPDILNLVRHFLERPGDMKVETITSTKEGLDLVTKKEYDAIVLDYYLPEINGIDFLKILRAKGNLTPIIIFTGVGRENAAIEALNNGADFFLKKGDDPRTQFRELDHMIRQAKERRSVGRSLGTSQRIISDVMSFSKEAMFAIDCEGRVISWNHAMEELSGVTADMMVGRGDHEYSVPFFGKKALLLIDLIFESDDGLAAHDYAVINREEGAVVAWTRAARPDGREPVFWMRAKPLYDGKGGFIGAVSSVRDITDIAGTSMKGVPAATQVSTSAAGPDSRDKESVTGGFLDRITGKAKSSYKQGVQLYYREGKYEEALKCFDRAVGIDENLPQIWNDRGLCLKEMGRFEDAQKSFERALELAPRDEEYVYDYGEILETIGILRREKKIFEKAILAFSKVTDINPNNASAWNHLGVCIKEIGHDEEARQAFARAQGIIRMNKDRMFQRKRETV; from the coding sequence ATGCTCACCGTCCTTGTCATTGATGACGAACCTGATATCCTAAACCTCGTCCGGCACTTTCTTGAACGACCCGGTGATATGAAGGTCGAGACGATCACATCGACCAAGGAAGGGCTGGACCTTGTTACAAAAAAGGAGTACGATGCGATCGTCCTTGACTATTATCTTCCTGAAATCAACGGGATCGATTTTTTAAAGATCCTCCGGGCAAAGGGGAATTTAACCCCCATCATCATCTTCACTGGTGTCGGGCGCGAGAATGCGGCGATTGAAGCGCTCAACAACGGGGCGGACTTTTTTTTAAAGAAAGGGGATGATCCCCGCACACAGTTCCGCGAGCTCGATCATATGATCCGCCAGGCAAAGGAACGGAGGTCAGTCGGCCGGTCACTTGGGACATCGCAAAGGATCATCTCCGACGTGATGAGTTTTTCAAAAGAGGCAATGTTTGCCATCGACTGTGAAGGCAGGGTTATTTCCTGGAACCATGCGATGGAAGAACTGAGCGGGGTGACTGCCGATATGATGGTCGGCAGGGGAGACCATGAATACTCCGTGCCTTTCTTTGGTAAAAAGGCGCTGCTGCTTATCGACCTTATCTTTGAGTCAGATGATGGGCTTGCCGCACATGATTATGCTGTAATAAACCGTGAAGAAGGAGCGGTTGTCGCATGGACTCGGGCGGCACGACCTGATGGCAGGGAACCGGTATTCTGGATGAGGGCAAAACCGCTCTACGATGGCAAGGGGGGTTTTATCGGGGCGGTGAGTTCGGTCCGCGACATCACCGACATTGCAGGGACCAGCATGAAAGGAGTCCCTGCGGCAACGCAGGTTAGTACATCCGCTGCCGGACCGGATTCCAGGGACAAGGAATCAGTTACCGGGGGATTTCTTGACCGGATCACAGGTAAGGCAAAATCTTCGTACAAACAGGGCGTCCAGCTCTATTACCGTGAAGGGAAATATGAAGAAGCCCTGAAATGCTTTGACCGTGCCGTCGGGATCGATGAGAACCTTCCGCAGATCTGGAACGACCGGGGTCTCTGTTTAAAAGAGATGGGCAGGTTCGAGGATGCACAAAAGAGTTTCGAGCGGGCGCTCGAACTGGCGCCCCGCGATGAGGAGTACGTTTATGATTACGGCGAGATCCTGGAAACGATCGGCATCCTGCGCCGTGAAAAGAAAATCTTTGAAAAGGCAATCCTCGCGTTTTCAAAAGTAACGGATATTAACCCCAATAATGCTAGTGCATGGAACCATCTTGGTGTCTGCATCAAGGAGATAGGTCATGACGAGGAAGCCCGGCAGGCCTTTGCGAGGGCTCAGGGAATTATCAGGATGAATAAGGACCGGATGTTCCAACGCAAACGCGAAACCGTGTAA
- a CDS encoding ferritin, producing the protein MLSKTMEDALNKQVNRELYSAYLYLSMSAYFETGTMKGFARWMRIQAKEEQAHAFKIYDYIHARGGKANLPAIEAPKAKWASAGKVFEEVYAHEQKVTGMIHALVELAVKEKDHATFEMLQWFVKEQVEEEEHASEILAKIKAIGDVPGHLFCLDNELGKRE; encoded by the coding sequence ATGTTAAGCAAGACAATGGAAGACGCGCTCAACAAACAGGTCAACCGCGAACTGTACTCGGCATACCTGTACCTCAGCATGTCAGCATATTTTGAGACCGGCACCATGAAGGGATTTGCCAGGTGGATGCGTATCCAGGCAAAGGAAGAACAGGCGCACGCCTTCAAAATCTATGACTATATCCATGCCCGCGGTGGAAAAGCGAACCTGCCTGCCATTGAAGCTCCCAAGGCGAAATGGGCATCGGCCGGTAAGGTCTTTGAGGAAGTATATGCACACGAGCAGAAGGTCACGGGTATGATCCATGCACTCGTAGAACTCGCGGTAAAAGAGAAAGATCATGCCACATTCGAGATGCTCCAGTGGTTTGTGAAAGAGCAGGTGGAAGAAGAGGAGCACGCAAGCGAGATCCTTGCAAAGATAAAGGCGATCGGCGATGTTCCCGGGCACCTCTTTTGCTTAGACAACGAGCTCGGGAAACGGGAATAA
- a CDS encoding YHS domain-containing protein, with the protein MAIDPICRMTVDEKTAKFTSDYKGKKYYFCAPGCKKKFDADPAKYA; encoded by the coding sequence TTGGCAATCGATCCAATCTGCAGGATGACGGTTGACGAAAAGACGGCAAAATTCACCAGCGATTACAAGGGAAAGAAGTACTACTTCTGCGCCCCGGGCTGCAAGAAAAAGTTTGATGCTGACCCGGCCAAATATGCCTGA
- a CDS encoding heavy metal translocating P-type ATPase, translated as MPEPEKKKAELKISGMHCATCAINIEESLSRLNDVGKAQVNFGTDTAHVEFDPEKVKLPDLERAIKDAGYDVINRQATIKVGGMMCATCVETIEAALRALPGVSVATVNLGTEKAYVTYNESITTLADMKKAIGDAGYQYIGLSEEVSEEVEKKIREKDLREKFLRFSIGFAVSIPLMVAMWVPLPIPMHVLPYVMLIVATPVFIYVSYPIFRAAWIALSHRTLNMDVMYAMGIGVSFAASVMGTFSIVLTHEFMFYDTAIMLASFLMLGRYLEARAKGRTSDAIKKLIGLKPKTAIIIRDGNETEIPVEDVTVGDIVIVKPGGKIPVDGEVVAGESYVDEAMITGEPVPPMKAKGARVVAGTISQNGVLSVRATNVGKETVLAQIIRLVEEAQGNKPPVQRIADVAVTYFIPVVLVIAFASFAAWYLVFHSTLLFALTALISVLVVACPCALGLATPTAVTVGVGRGAELGILIRNGEALEIAEKVTTVAVDKTGTLTRGKPEVTDLVPYGITEETLLSFAAAVEKNSAHPLAQAVVRKAEERGAKSGPAEHFATFGGKGVAATVLNEFVLVGNRVLLQENAVAIPADAEARISGFEKDGKTVVLVSAGGQFAGMIAIADTLKESSKDAVSQMSNMGIAVVMVTGDNRRTADAIARQAGITQVIAEVLPDAKAAMVKTLQQEGKAVAFVGDGINDAPALAQADVGIAIGSGTDVAIESGDIVLIKDDLLDAVAAIQLSKQVMGRIRGNIFWAFAYNTALIPVGAGVLYPFFGITFSPELAAAAMAASSVTVVSLSLLLKRYIPPAKQGRT; from the coding sequence ATGCCCGAACCTGAAAAGAAGAAAGCCGAACTGAAAATTTCCGGCATGCACTGCGCGACCTGCGCCATCAATATCGAGGAATCCCTCTCAAGGCTCAACGATGTCGGAAAGGCGCAGGTAAACTTTGGCACTGACACGGCGCATGTTGAATTCGATCCGGAAAAAGTGAAACTTCCAGACCTTGAAAGAGCGATAAAAGACGCCGGCTACGATGTAATCAACCGGCAGGCGACGATCAAGGTTGGTGGGATGATGTGTGCCACCTGCGTCGAGACGATCGAGGCCGCGCTCCGTGCTCTTCCCGGTGTATCAGTCGCAACCGTCAACCTCGGAACGGAGAAGGCGTACGTGACATACAACGAGAGTATTACGACGCTTGCAGACATGAAAAAGGCGATCGGGGATGCCGGTTACCAGTACATCGGGCTTTCCGAGGAAGTAAGCGAGGAGGTAGAGAAGAAGATCCGGGAAAAAGACCTGCGGGAAAAGTTCCTCCGGTTTTCGATCGGGTTTGCTGTTTCCATCCCGCTGATGGTCGCCATGTGGGTTCCGCTTCCCATCCCCATGCACGTGCTCCCGTACGTGATGCTCATCGTGGCAACACCTGTCTTCATCTACGTCTCGTACCCCATCTTCCGCGCCGCGTGGATCGCGCTCTCCCACAGGACGCTGAACATGGACGTCATGTATGCGATGGGGATCGGCGTTTCGTTTGCCGCATCGGTGATGGGCACGTTCTCCATCGTTCTCACCCATGAGTTCATGTTCTATGATACCGCGATCATGCTCGCATCGTTCCTCATGCTCGGGCGGTACCTCGAGGCCCGGGCAAAGGGGAGGACTTCGGACGCAATCAAAAAACTAATCGGGCTCAAGCCAAAGACCGCGATCATCATCCGAGACGGGAACGAGACCGAGATCCCGGTTGAAGATGTAACTGTCGGGGATATCGTGATCGTGAAGCCTGGCGGGAAGATCCCGGTTGATGGGGAGGTCGTCGCGGGCGAGAGCTATGTGGATGAGGCGATGATCACCGGTGAACCCGTCCCGCCAATGAAGGCAAAGGGGGCACGGGTCGTTGCCGGTACCATCAGCCAGAACGGAGTCCTCTCGGTCAGAGCAACAAATGTCGGGAAAGAGACGGTGCTCGCCCAGATCATCCGGCTCGTTGAAGAGGCGCAGGGGAACAAACCTCCGGTGCAGCGAATTGCGGATGTGGCGGTCACGTACTTCATCCCCGTTGTCCTCGTGATTGCGTTTGCGTCGTTTGCGGCATGGTATCTTGTATTCCACAGCACGCTGCTCTTTGCGCTGACGGCGCTTATCTCCGTTCTCGTGGTTGCCTGCCCGTGCGCACTCGGGCTTGCGACACCGACAGCTGTGACGGTGGGTGTCGGGCGCGGGGCCGAGCTGGGAATCCTGATCCGGAACGGCGAGGCGCTCGAGATCGCGGAGAAGGTCACGACCGTCGCTGTGGACAAGACCGGCACACTGACGCGGGGAAAACCGGAAGTGACCGACCTTGTCCCTTACGGAATCACCGAAGAGACCCTCCTCTCTTTTGCCGCGGCAGTCGAGAAGAACTCGGCCCACCCTCTGGCGCAGGCCGTTGTGAGGAAGGCAGAAGAGCGGGGTGCAAAGAGCGGGCCTGCAGAGCATTTCGCCACGTTCGGTGGCAAGGGGGTAGCGGCAACGGTCCTGAACGAATTTGTGCTTGTAGGGAACCGGGTGCTCCTGCAGGAGAACGCTGTTGCAATCCCCGCGGATGCCGAAGCCCGGATTTCCGGTTTTGAAAAAGACGGTAAGACCGTGGTTCTGGTATCAGCCGGCGGCCAGTTTGCCGGTATGATCGCTATCGCCGACACGCTCAAGGAGAGCTCAAAGGACGCTGTCAGCCAGATGAGCAATATGGGCATTGCGGTCGTCATGGTCACCGGGGACAACCGGCGCACGGCGGACGCGATTGCACGGCAGGCAGGAATCACACAGGTGATCGCCGAGGTGCTCCCCGATGCAAAGGCAGCGATGGTAAAAACCCTCCAGCAGGAGGGGAAGGCCGTCGCTTTTGTCGGGGACGGGATCAACGACGCCCCCGCACTGGCGCAGGCTGACGTGGGGATTGCGATCGGGAGCGGGACAGATGTTGCGATCGAGAGCGGGGACATCGTTCTGATTAAGGATGACCTGCTCGATGCGGTAGCGGCTATCCAGCTCTCAAAGCAGGTGATGGGCAGGATCCGGGGCAACATATTCTGGGCATTTGCCTACAACACCGCGTTGATCCCGGTCGGTGCAGGCGTCCTGTACCCTTTTTTTGGGATAACGTTCTCCCCGGAACTTGCGGCAGCTGCGATGGCGGCAAGTTCTGTAACTGTCGTTTCGCTCTCGCTGCTGCTCAAAAGGTATATACCTCCGGCAAAGCAAGGAAGAACATGA
- a CDS encoding flavodoxin family protein, with translation MKILAIHGSPRTIRSGTRKLAGFVLEGAADTGAETEMIDLADLRVTPCTDCEGCRMTGTCVFDDDVPELLSRMREADGIVFGSPVYIDNVTGQMKIFIDRLADAIHYQLLAGRYGCAVAVTEESGGNEVVAYLEHVLNYLGVISVGGIGIATQGDAGAIDRAEPNARALGEKLAGAIRDGYSDPAQENILRENRRYFKTIVEADRDFRTAEYEEWKRRGWLD, from the coding sequence ATGAAAATCCTCGCCATCCATGGGAGCCCCCGGACGATCCGGAGCGGAACGCGAAAACTCGCCGGCTTTGTGCTGGAAGGAGCGGCAGACACCGGCGCGGAAACGGAGATGATCGATCTCGCGGATCTCCGGGTCACGCCCTGCACGGACTGCGAGGGCTGCAGGATGACCGGCACCTGCGTATTTGATGACGATGTGCCCGAACTCCTGTCACGTATGAGGGAAGCGGATGGGATCGTTTTCGGTTCACCGGTCTATATCGACAACGTCACCGGCCAGATGAAGATCTTTATCGACCGCCTCGCGGATGCAATCCACTACCAGCTGCTGGCCGGGAGATACGGGTGCGCCGTTGCTGTCACGGAGGAATCGGGCGGTAATGAGGTTGTCGCGTATCTCGAACACGTGCTCAATTACCTTGGCGTCATATCCGTTGGCGGCATCGGCATCGCAACACAGGGAGATGCCGGCGCGATCGATCGTGCGGAGCCGAATGCACGGGCGCTGGGAGAAAAACTTGCCGGCGCGATCCGGGACGGATATTCTGATCCTGCTCAGGAAAATATCCTTAGAGAAAACCGGCGGTACTTTAAAACAATCGTGGAAGCGGACCGCGACTTCCGCACAGCGGAATACGAGGAATGGAAAAGGAGGGGGTGGCTGGACTGA
- a CDS encoding NAC family transcription factor translates to MGGDDKDGYYCSICGGIPPDKIKTKMILIDGKETGIDQLDWILAEVKKLKLTEDTSITEELLKRTQALNYVPTKKKEAYGAALLKEYKKFLTESV, encoded by the coding sequence ATGGGCGGGGACGACAAGGACGGGTACTACTGCTCGATCTGCGGGGGCATCCCGCCCGACAAGATCAAGACCAAGATGATCTTAATTGACGGGAAAGAGACCGGCATTGACCAGCTTGACTGGATTTTGGCAGAAGTAAAAAAGCTGAAACTCACTGAGGACACATCGATCACCGAAGAACTCCTGAAGCGGACTCAGGCCCTCAACTACGTACCGACAAAAAAGAAAGAAGCATACGGGGCGGCGCTGCTGAAAGAATATAAAAAATTCTTAACAGAATCTGTATAA
- a CDS encoding cupin domain-containing protein: MAEYKFEDPDKHEKADKKREDLKGKVLNLKNLVSYAEGTVASRMIISRKAGNITLFSFDENEGLSEHATPYDALVTILEGECEVWIAGQTCQMKEGETIIFPANVPHALSAITKFKMSLTMIRE; this comes from the coding sequence ATGGCGGAATACAAGTTTGAAGATCCGGATAAGCATGAAAAGGCGGATAAGAAGCGCGAGGATCTGAAGGGAAAAGTCCTGAACCTAAAAAATCTCGTCAGTTATGCCGAGGGTACGGTCGCAAGCCGGATGATCATCTCGAGAAAAGCCGGCAACATCACACTCTTCTCGTTCGACGAGAACGAAGGGCTCTCCGAGCACGCTACGCCGTACGATGCGCTCGTCACGATCCTTGAGGGCGAATGCGAGGTCTGGATTGCAGGGCAGACATGCCAGATGAAAGAGGGAGAGACGATTATTTTTCCGGCAAACGTCCCTCACGCACTTTCCGCGATCACGAAGTTCAAGATGAGCCTGACGATGATACGGGAGTAA
- a CDS encoding ferredoxin produces MMVEIDRGTCVSCGTCQKTCPGLFEENPDDSFSQIVEKYRVNGNIAKGIPPEEFEACARESADLCPVQIIRIGES; encoded by the coding sequence GATCGCGGAACCTGTGTCAGCTGCGGAACGTGCCAGAAGACATGTCCCGGTCTTTTCGAAGAGAACCCCGATGACTCGTTCAGCCAGATTGTGGAGAAGTATCGCGTTAACGGAAACATTGCAAAGGGAATCCCACCGGAAGAATTTGAAGCGTGCGCCAGGGAATCTGCAGATCTCTGTCCGGTGCAGATCATCAGGATCGGGGAATCATAA